In Candidatus Liberimonas magnetica, one DNA window encodes the following:
- a CDS encoding ATP-dependent Clp protease ATP-binding subunit yields MSSRFTDRVQRVIIIAQEEAKRLNHDYVGTEHILLGLVALGEGMAAKVLYNIGVDLKRVRAEVEKLVGTGDNIMLLGEIPFTPRAKKVLELAVEEAQSLGHTYVGTEHLLLGLLREEEGIAARVLENLSVKINDVRQELMNIIDQESETANNKHHGTKTSKTKTPTLDEFGRNLTLLAKESKLDPVIGREDEIERLIQILSRRTKNNPVLIGDPGVGKTAIVEGLAQKISSSEVPEILNNKRVMTLDLASVVAGTKYRGEFEQRLKNIMEEIRRTKNQVILFIDELHTVIGAGAAEGAIDASNMLKPALARGELQCIGATTLDEYRKHIEHDAALERRFQPIMVEPPSVEETVKILNGLKEKYENHHKVHYSDKAIIAASELSDRYISDRYLPDKAIDLIDEAGARARLQTSQPPEEFKVKEEELNKVTMEKETAIAKQEYEKAAHLRDKEKDLRKDLDDTKKQWRSTRDEARPVISAEDIASLVSKWTKIPVMRLTEKESEKLIHMEENLKKRVIGQDEAIKVIAQAVRRSRTGLKDPLKPIGGFIFLGPTGVGKTELARALAEFLFGDENSLIRVDMSEFMEKFTVSRLIGAPPGYVGYEEGGQLTEKVRRKPYSVVLLDEIEKAHPDVFNILLQVLDNGFLSDNLGHRINFKNTILIMTSNVGARLISKGKSLGFLVQEDVGHDYQNIKETLTEEMKKTFNPEFLNRIDDTLVFHPLGREEMIKILDLMLEKGKSKIAEHGFVLELDKDAKDYLLEKGFDPQYGARPLQRVIQRYVEDPLSEYILSNKFAHNPGDPQINIIVTLNHEAKVLEFKPKDRTECAS; encoded by the coding sequence ATGTCAAGCAGATTTACGGACAGGGTACAGAGAGTAATAATAATCGCTCAGGAAGAAGCCAAAAGGTTAAATCATGATTATGTGGGGACTGAGCACATTTTACTCGGGCTTGTTGCTCTTGGGGAAGGAATGGCAGCCAAAGTCTTATACAACATCGGAGTAGACTTGAAAAGGGTGCGTGCTGAAGTGGAAAAATTGGTAGGTACCGGAGACAACATCATGCTTTTGGGGGAAATACCGTTTACTCCGAGGGCCAAGAAAGTCCTTGAACTGGCTGTTGAAGAAGCCCAGAGCCTTGGCCACACTTATGTTGGCACGGAACATCTGTTATTGGGATTACTGCGCGAAGAAGAAGGCATAGCGGCCAGGGTTTTAGAGAATTTATCCGTTAAGATCAATGACGTAAGACAAGAACTTATGAACATAATAGACCAGGAATCTGAAACAGCTAACAATAAACATCACGGGACAAAAACATCTAAAACTAAAACTCCTACGCTTGATGAGTTCGGGCGCAACCTCACCTTATTAGCCAAGGAGTCAAAACTAGACCCCGTTATAGGAAGAGAAGACGAGATAGAGCGCTTAATTCAGATTCTTTCAAGGCGGACTAAAAACAACCCGGTTTTAATAGGCGATCCCGGCGTCGGAAAAACAGCGATAGTAGAGGGGCTGGCTCAAAAAATATCTTCCAGTGAAGTGCCTGAAATATTGAATAATAAAAGAGTTATGACGCTTGACCTTGCTTCAGTGGTTGCAGGAACAAAATACAGAGGAGAATTTGAACAGAGATTGAAAAATATTATGGAAGAGATACGCCGGACGAAAAATCAGGTAATTCTTTTTATTGACGAGCTTCATACTGTGATAGGCGCCGGTGCTGCAGAAGGAGCCATAGATGCTTCCAATATGTTAAAACCTGCCCTGGCCAGGGGCGAACTTCAATGCATAGGAGCTACGACATTGGATGAATACAGGAAACATATTGAACATGATGCCGCTCTTGAACGGCGTTTTCAGCCAATAATGGTAGAACCGCCAAGTGTCGAAGAAACAGTAAAGATACTCAACGGTCTAAAAGAAAAATATGAGAATCATCATAAAGTCCATTATTCGGACAAAGCGATAATTGCGGCATCAGAACTTTCGGATAGATATATCTCTGACAGGTACCTGCCGGACAAGGCCATCGATCTGATAGATGAAGCAGGGGCGAGAGCACGGCTGCAGACGTCACAGCCTCCTGAGGAATTTAAGGTGAAAGAAGAAGAATTAAATAAAGTCACTATGGAAAAGGAAACAGCAATAGCAAAACAGGAATATGAAAAAGCCGCACATCTAAGAGATAAAGAAAAAGACCTTAGAAAAGACTTGGATGATACAAAAAAACAATGGCGCAGCACAAGAGACGAAGCAAGGCCGGTTATTAGCGCCGAGGATATCGCTTCCCTGGTTTCAAAGTGGACAAAGATACCTGTAATGCGGTTGACAGAAAAAGAATCGGAAAAGCTGATCCACATGGAAGAAAACCTTAAAAAACGGGTCATAGGACAGGATGAAGCGATAAAGGTTATAGCTCAGGCCGTAAGAAGAAGCAGGACAGGACTGAAAGACCCTTTAAAACCTATAGGCGGGTTTATTTTTCTTGGCCCAACCGGAGTAGGAAAGACCGAACTAGCACGGGCTTTGGCGGAATTTTTATTCGGTGATGAAAATTCCCTAATAAGAGTTGATATGTCGGAATTTATGGAGAAGTTCACTGTTTCAAGGCTCATAGGTGCGCCTCCGGGGTATGTGGGTTATGAAGAAGGCGGGCAATTGACCGAAAAAGTAAGAAGGAAACCCTATTCTGTTGTACTTTTGGATGAAATAGAAAAAGCGCATCCTGATGTCTTTAATATACTCCTGCAAGTGTTGGATAACGGTTTCTTAAGCGATAATCTCGGGCATAGGATTAATTTTAAAAACACAATATTGATAATGACCTCAAACGTGGGAGCCAGGCTTATATCAAAAGGTAAATCTTTAGGCTTTTTGGTCCAGGAAGATGTCGGGCACGATTACCAGAATATTAAAGAAACATTAACCGAAGAAATGAAAAAGACATTTAACCCGGAATTTTTGAACAGGATAGACGACACGCTAGTCTTTCATCCCTTAGGAAGAGAAGAGATGATAAAAATATTGGATTTAATGCTTGAAAAAGGAAAGAGCAAGATAGCCGAGCACGGTTTTGTTCTGGAACTGGATAAGGACGCGAAGGACTATCTCCTGGAAAAAGGTTTTGACCCTCAATACGGGGCAAGGCCTCTTCAAAGAGTAATACAAAGATATGTTGAAGACCCTCTTTCAGAGTACATCCTATCCAATAAGTTCGCTCATAACCCCGGTGATCCTCAGATCAATATTATTGTGACCTTAAACCATGAAGCAAAAGTTTTGGAATTTAAGCCAAAAGATAGAACTGAATGCGCTTCATAA